The nucleotide window aattttgttagCTAAGTAGGATAAAAAGGGCAAATGTGTGCCCGTGTGATAACAGCGGGAGCACGATGGGACCTAAGCTTTAACAGAGGATAAAATCAGACCTTTTTTGCAAACCACAAGGACAATTTTGGATATTTATCCTCTTTCTAAGAGGAGAAGGATCTTAGATTGATATGTCATTCCCTCTCCTTTCTTTTGTAGATTATTAGCCCGGGACACCTATACCAAAGACTTAGCATGCAATTTGCATAAAATCTAGTTTTCAACTTCAAAGTACTAAGTGTTgcaagttaaaagaaaaaaaaggaacacttattgcaataaaaacaaaaaacccCTTGGATCAACAAAGTCGTTGTGGACACACCACTAGATTGAGACTGTCAACTTCCTATCTGAGTAAGTAATGAATATCGGATCCTACTGACGTTCAACCGGTGATCGAGTCTAGTGGTGCTTGTGACTTTTCCTATTTCAACTTGGATTGAAAATTTTCTACAGGAAATGATTCATTCGCATCAACATGAGAGTCCAACTACATTGCTAGATTTCATGttgtatatttgaaaaaatgtaGGACTAGTGTCAATAGTTTATCACTAAGTTTGGATCactaactaatactaataaaaaataatagtataagTATATAAaagtttttcaacttttacGAGTGAAACTCAAGAATTGGTCCTAGAGCTCGAACTTATACAATTGAAACTCCAGGAAAGCATCTTAATCGACTAATAAGATATATGTCCTTTCCAGGAAAACCATTTCAACTTTACACTTGATAGCCATTAAGCATGTCAATTTCACTCTCATCACACCAGGTGCATGGCCAACATAGTGCTTATTCATTAGTATATATTGCAAAGAAAGATTATAGTTACATACACTGCCGCTTTATTTATTAGGAGTCAAGTATTGTTCCAACTCTTTCATAAGACGCTGGTGAGCAGCTTATGTGCTGCAACCAACTTTCAGAAAACACagaatcatatttttaataacatatAGTATAGCCTAAGAGAATTTCTTTCGAAGTACTGCAATCTCTGTCTTATTAAGCATGAAGCCTTTGGCAAGAACGTCGTCCGAAATAGGTGGATTTGAAGCAAAGATTGAATTAGGAATAATGACAAATCCAGGATTTTGACTGTTGAAAATAGCGAAATAAGTAGCTTTTTTGTTTCCCACATTATACTGGAAGTGAATAAGACCTTTTGGGATTACAAACACATCACCAGGATTCAAGACTTTGGAGAAGAGACGACTCTTAAAAAAGTTTGCAGGATTGGGGACAAGAAATCCTGCATAGATAGTACCCTCCAGGATAGTTATCAGCTCAGTAGCTCGAGGGTGCGTGTGAAGTGGAGCAAGACGTTGAGGTTCCAAGTCAATACGACCAAAAAAAAGACCAAGAGTGTTAAGTCCAGGCATGTTGTTCAGATCCGCAGTCTTTGTAGCAAAACCAAACCCAGGCACTGCATTTCCACTAACATTAAAACCTGAAGCAAAGAAATCATTCGATGTTGCAAGCTTTGGGTCTTTGCAAATCTTTCCGTTCACGAAAACTGCACAGGTGGAATAAAAAGAAGCTAAGCATATTATTTAGATAATAAGAGCTGACATAAATTGtacaacatatatacaaaaactaTGCATCAATCCCAAACAAAATATAGAAGGATGATTAATTACCTGCAGCCTTAGAGTCATTAACAGCAACACATATGTCCTGTAGAGGGTTGTTATCATAAGCATAAGAAGGGGAATTACAAGTGAAAGCAGTAATGACTAAAGTTGTTATGAACCACCACATCCTCATTGTTATGCTTTTGATTTGAAATAGACTTTTTCCAAACAACCACAAAGCTATGACTATTTATACGAAGAAAAGAACAAGAAGTATCGAAAATTCACCATCAAGTCTATTTAGTAGGGCTAGTATAGAGTTGGTTTGGCAAGAAGATAATGACATAAAAGAAGCATTCCACTTTTCGGAAAGGCataatataatgtataaatGTGTAGGATAAGCATCTACAGAGGCAATGTCTCATAAGGCCCCGGTAATACCAATTAATTTCACTGCTCTATATTCTATCATTGTTTAATCTGACCAGGTACCATTATTGGatctttatcatattttcttgttatttggCATTATCCATTTCTCTTGATGCCTCATGACACCAAACTTATTTTTACCAGTCTTTCCATTACTCTatcttgcatttttttttagttttgttgaaCCAATTTGGATCCAGTTGAATTTGTAAGGGACTTTTAACATATGTGCATCACTTGATTCAAGTTGTtgatttattaaagaaaatatgtaTAGCTATTAAGCGTGTTGATTCCACTCTCAGATTACACAAGGTACATGGTCAACATAGTGCTTATTCATTAGTATTTATTGCAAAGAGAGATTATTGTTACATACATTGCCACTTTATTTATTAGGACTAATTGAGTAGACCATTATTCCAACGCTTTCATAAGAAGCTGGTGCTCAGCTAGTGCACTGCAAACAACTTTCAGgaaacacaaaaatcatatttttgatGAGACATAATATAGTCTAAGAGAATTTCCTTCGAAGTTCTGTAATCTGTGTCTTACTAAGTTGGAAGCCTTGGGTAAGAACGTCGTCCGGAATGGGTGGATTTGAACCAAAGATCGAATTAGGAATAAAGATAAATCCAGGATTTTGACTGTTGAAAGCAGTGAGATAAGTAGCTTTTTTGTTTCCCACATTAAACTGGAAGTGAATAAGACCTATTGGGAACACAAACACATCGCCAGGATACAAGATTTTGGAGAAGAGACGACTCTTAAAGAAGTTTGCGGGATCAGGGACAAGAAATCCTGCATACAGAATACCATCCAGGACAGTTATCAGCTCAGTAGCTCGAGGGTGCGTGTGAAATGGAACAAGACGTTGAGGTTCCAAGTCAACACGACCAATAGAAATACCAAGAGTGTTAAGTCCAGGCATGTTGTTTACATCCACAAACTTTGCAGCACCACCAGCCCCGGGCGCTGCAATGCCACTAACATTAAGACCTGAAGCAAAGAAATCATTTGCTGTCGCAAACTTTGGGTTTTTGCAAATCTTTCCATTCACGAAAACTGCACAGgcgaaataaaataaagttaagcatattattcagattatacaacatatatacaaaaactaTGCCTCATTCCGAAACAAATAAGTATTATAGAAGGAAGATTTACCTGAAGTGTGAGAGTCGTTAACAGCAACACATATGTCCTGTAGAGGGTTGTTATCATAAGCATAAACAGGGGAATTAGAAATGAAAACAGTAATGACTAAAGTTGTTACGAACCACCACATGCTCATTGTTATAGTAAAGTTTAGTTTTCTTTGGATTTGTTATGATATTTTCCAAACAACCCAAAAGGTGTGACTACTTATACcaagaaacaaacaaaaggTATTGAAAATTCAGCATAGAGATTCATGTGTCTTAGGTAGGGCTAGAATAGAGTTCTACATGAGACAATTATATACTATTGAAACTATAGTTAGTCAGATCTCCAAGTTAGTTATGAGTTAGTTAGATATTTTATCTTATTGTTGCCAGCTGTATAACGGCAGTAATCAAGTTAGTTAGGAtacatatttttctcttttccttgtATAAATAGATAGCCTGTATTCCTTTCTTAACCACTTTTTTCCAGAATATGAAAATCTGAGGCAGTTTCCTCTCTTTCCTTTCTGTGTTAACTATCAATGGAGTCAAGTATTCACCATTATTGGAGATCGTGAAGCTTCAATCGAAGCTTAAGTAGCTGGATTTACCATATATGGTGTCACAAAATTATGCAAAGTTGACAAACATATATAATTGTCCGGCTGAAGTCAAGTTAAAAAGNGGTAATTAGAAAAGAAAGCAGTAATGGCTAAAGTTGTTATAAACCACCACATGCTCATTATTATAGCAAAGTTTAGTTTTCTTTggatttgttatgatttttttccaAACAACCCGAAAGGTGTGACTATTTATACcaagaaacaaacaaaaggtattgaaaattcagcatcgaGATTCTACATGAGACAATTATATACTATTGAAACTATAGTTAGTCAGATCTCCAAGTTAGTTATGAGTTAGTTAGATATTTTATCTTATTGTTGCCAGCTGTATTACGGCAGTAATCAAGTTAGTTAGGattcatatttttctcttttccttgtATAAATAGATAGCCTGTATTCCTTTCTTAACCACTTTTTTCCAGAATATGAAAATCTGAGGCAGTTTCCTCTCTTTCCTTTTTGTGTTAACTATCAATGGAGTCAAGTATTCACCATTATTGGAGATAGTGAAGCTTCAATCGAAGCTTAAGAAGCTGGATTTACCATATATGGTGTCACAAAATTATGCAAAGTTGACAAACATATATAATTGTCCGGCTGAAGTCAAGTTAAAAagcatgtttatatattatgccttttGAAAAGAGTAAAGTAAAGCATACTAAAATAGGTTAGGTATGATTTTGACCATTCTCGATAAAATAAATCAAGGCTCCGTACTCAGCACTATCTTAGAATATTTCATTATAACTTACTAGTTAATAGCATTGCCAAACTTGAAACCACTGATCTCTAAAACGATTGCCGCCCAAACATTCCTAGATCCATCTTCATTGTCGTCCACTTCCACTCAAAATTATCATCTGTCCTCCTTTCGACCCCAAATACCCTGAAGTCAATCTTTTGGCTTAAAAATACCCTTATTTCTAATCCATGAGGTAGATGGAGGAAATATTGTACCAAATCACAAAGTTCAACTACATTTTAGGatgagagggagttgctcgaatgataagcacccctcacttccaacccgaaggttgcgagttcgagtcaccaagggagcaaaaaggGGTGGGAGCCCCTGGGGagggttaaaaaaaaagtacattttAGGCCCTTCcacattaaaataatttgaaattacttaacATATAGACTCATATGATTGTCCTGAATTTGAGTTCTATagtagattaaaaataaaataaaaagttagtcCTCTACTATCTACCCAAGggtcattttttataaataagaatCAAAAGAGTACGTAACTGAATCTGCAAAATCCTCCCTCCCTTCACTtcctctcttttattttttcttctatcttgtccaacattttcaaaaaaaaaaatccaacttaTGATAAAACAAAGGTGAAAAAGAGgaaaacttataaaaataattagttcaatagAAGATGATTTAATTAAGCAATTGTATACACGTATACTGCATTTCTCTTTTGTGTGtacccaaaatttaaaataaaagaatgaaaataatcTTTTCTCCTATCCTCATCCTCAccatgataatatacaaattaaaagaatcaGAACATGTAAGTTCATTTGAAGTCTAAGTTCATGATatcttaattaaaaataagagattcaaaaaagaataaaaagaggaAACGAACAAGATAATGGATAATTGAtagaaatttttatattaataaataaaagaaatagatGGACAATCAGACGGGACGAGTATGGATTTTAGTTGCATCCCCAGTTATGAATTTAGTTATAATAAATTGGGGTTGATTTAATATAGGCTAATAGAAAgataacatgaaattaataattttttgaatattattttcaagCGTATCgattcaaaatatgaatcatatttgatttttattatttatttgacaaGAGTTTAAATTTGGACCAATCAGATTAggcaatataataaataaatatttaatgatttcactttacgggaactattaaaaataaaggCAAATGTGAACCAAAAGATTAATactgtcacgcctcgagcctacacccatggcgggactggcactcgagaatcattattggccccaagcaaacccttggcctggctttcttactcagcggaagactttactcaagataaatacttttaaaaatagtacactgaactgctcaataaataaatgagaatgtaataaataacattcactgccaaagtggcaactcaagtctcaacttaactaaaaatggaaaagtaaagactcatgaactaacatcaactaactatgtctatgaagcctctaaacactgaaggatgtcgggacaagacccccgatcatcctaacaactgaaataagcaagcaataaaacaaaacataaccaAAGGGATCCttcggaaagcaaggaggttcATCAActaactctgagtgctcaactagaatcaatgatgtgctggatgctgattctggttacctgtgtctgcatcataagaagatgcaggccaaatgacatcagtatattgaatatacgagtatgcgaggggaaatctaaaacaagacattAGCTTGAAAGGagctgaagaacttacctggctcaactcaactcaactgatttcaatataaagcagtgtaaataaatgcagtataaagaaaagctttaaaacatggtttttaactctgtgtatttagaaatacaataataactctgtatgtatgcaaagatacaatataaactctgaatatatatataaaaatacaattaactctgtgtatataagatacaaaatactgttgtgggagtttctttaaccgacgaccatcacttaagagctatcgTGATAATACAACGTTTTGtctcacgctgccagggtcgtcctataccttgtcgggggtatagaaccagaactactaagtggacccacaagtctatgctaaaaagcaccgaaggaatcatctaaaaagtatgacccttttctacccatggtggctacatggtttatgggggttgtgagttgtctgaactttcccccatatcggtgctcaatactactcccaaaatatgatactaactcttatgttttaaaaaacatacttctttctgtgatttgagataattgctcaaaaaaagtttcctctcttgcttaattgtgaaaacatttactctttactgaaaaactagttcaaaggctcttttgaaaatcaaagtttcctttcatgcttaaatgtgaaaacatttactctttgggaatgcatagtcccgatatattctttttgaagaaaacttcaatctttactctttactcaactcaaaactcaagtcttaaaacaaagttaaaacatttgtaaaagacttttgtaagactctatgaacttctcttgattaggctcttaactgatccttgacttgactcttaactgatccttgaattgaattatggattcaaggattgtgatttgtgataggaaagatctcatgaagtttaggagtgtttttagatagttaaacatgagaaaagatcaagaaatcactgtctagAAGCAAGTCCAtgacgcggagatgcatttaattatttggtcgcgaaataaattttgaggcagaacggtccgtgaccacTCCACGACGCGGAGAAAATTTTGACAATCCTgaggaacaagtccgcgacgcggacctagTACCCAGATTttcccgactttttccttcttcatttttagcCCCAATTCGCCTAGATTCGATTTGTTTTTCTCCatatctctttagattcagatacccagcgaatgtacacaagaatctaactcaaaacaactctaaaatcaatcttaaactctcaagaactcttcaatctcatcccaaattcaagaacgaaagcaattcaagaatacaactcaagaacatcaaagtctgaatcttttaaaacaaaaatcatattgaaataaacatgtttggcgcgtgggtgaatgaacccaatgctatgtgaactcacatacctcgtaggattgaatccttggcgaaattcACAATCAAACTTGAATGTTCTTGACAAATCTtgccttttctccttctttctcctttctccaagccctagcgtaggtttccaattttctaaactgaccaaattcagttttgacccttaattaattcactaaaacgaattaaattacttgggtaaggaaaagaccaaactaccatTTCAAAATTCgaattggactttccttatttgaacaacccaaatTCAATTGGttatatctcactcatacgaactcagaatcgcgcaaactcagcggcgttggaaaggtattccaagatatttcctacgatatctggaaatacacctaactcatcctgatctagaagttatggtcattttaagttGACCAAAAATACGACTTAACAtgcttaacaaattttccagatttttatattctttccaaaatgactatttccactttttaacttctttctagttctttctagttacggggtgttacaatatctcccccttggtaacattcgtcctcgaatgagcttACTCTTATTAGGCTAATGGTGTAACATGtaacattcaactcaaacacccaacaatcaATGCAATGACAACATGCtaacttataaataaaagagtactaagaagagaattagtaccttggtctggaacTTCTTcggtttcaaagagatgtggatacttcttcttcatatcttcttcagcttcccaagtagcttcctcaacaaattggtttctccaaaggactttgactgatgctacttacttagtcctcaacttgcgaacttggcgatctagaatctgaatcGGAATGTCCTCGTAAGATAAGTTATCATTGATGCTAATATCTTCAGTTAGTATGATCAATGAAGAATCatccatgcacttcttcaatatGGAGATGTGAAAAATCGGATGAACCgtggctaactcttgtggtagctccaactcataagctacattacctaccCTTTTCGATATTCTGTATGGgacaatataccggggactaagcttccccttcttaccaaatctcataacacccttcatgggtgaaactttcaaatatacccaatcatctacttcaaactctagctcccttctcctaacttcagtgtaggatttttgacgactttgcatcattttcaacctctcttgaatcactttcaccttccccatagcttgatgaactaaatctggtcctatcaaccctgcatCAGCAACTTCAAATCATCCAATAGGATATTTGTGTCTTCTCTCATAAAGCGCTTCATAAGGAGTtgtttggatgctagagtggtaactattgttgtaagcaaactcaataagaggaatttgatcatcccaattacctttgaaatcaatcacacaagccctcaacatattttctaaggtctgaatagtgcgctctgcttgcccatttatctgagggtgaaaggcaatacttaagttcacctttgaacccaaacccttttggaatgacttctaaaactgtgcagtaaattatgCACCTCTATCTAAAATAATCGAAATtg belongs to Solanum stenotomum isolate F172 chromosome 1, ASM1918654v1, whole genome shotgun sequence and includes:
- the LOC125861983 gene encoding germin-like protein subfamily 1 member 17 produces the protein MRMWWFITTLVITAFTCNSPSYAYDNNPLQDICVAVNDSKAAVFVNGKICKDPKLATSNDFFASGFNVSGNAVPGFGFATKTADLNNMPGLNTLGLFFGRIDLEPQRLAPLHTHPRATELITILEGTIYAGFLVPNPANFFKSRLFSKVLNPGDVFVIPKGLIHFQYNVGNKKATYFAIFNSQNPGFVIIPNSIFASNPPISDDVLAKGFMLNKTEIAVLRKKFS
- the LOC125861954 gene encoding germin-like protein subfamily 1 member 17 isoform X4; protein product: MSMWWFVTTLVITVFISNSPVYAYDNNPLQDICVAVNDSHTSVFVNGKICKNPKFATANDFFASGLNVSGIAAPGAGGAAKFVDVNNMPGLNTLGISIGRVDLEPQRLVPFHTHPRATELITVLDGILYAGFLVPDPANFFKSRLFSKILYPGDVFVFPIGLIHFQFNVGNKKATYLTAFNSQNPGFIFIPNSIFGSNPPIPDDVLTQGFQLSKTQITELRRKFS